The genomic stretch GGCGGCCGTGGAGCGGGCCGGCGTCGTCCTCGGGCGCGAGCTGGCCCGCGAGGCCGAGGATGTCGAGGCCGACGGACGCGAGGTGCGCGTTCAGCTCGGTGACGTACACCTTCGCGATCGAGCCTTCCTTGGTCGGCACCTGTCCCTGGTCGATCAGCCAGGCGTTGAGGAGCCCGATCTGCCGGCCCACCTCGACGCGCATCTCGAGGTCGGCCATCGCGCGCCGTACCCAGGGAATCGTACCGAGCGGACGGCCGTCGCGCTTCGTCCTCCGCACGAACGCCTTCAGCTCGGCGAGCAGCCGCGCGAGCATGCCCGTGCAGCCGAGCTGGATGCGCTCGAAGTCGAGCGCCATCATCGCGTAGTAGAAGCCCATGCCGCGGGCGCCGACGAGGTGGTCCTTCGGCACGCGGACGTTGTCGAAGAAGACCGCGTTGGTGCGGATGTTCGACATGGTCCAGATCGGCTGCACCTCGATGCCAGGGGTGTCCATCGGGACGATGATCATCGAGATGCCCTGGTGCTTGCGCGCCTCGGGCTCGGTGCGCACGGCGACCCAGTTGTGGGTCGCGGTGTGGGCGCCGGTGTTCCAGATCTTCTGGCCGTTCAGCACCCACTCGTCGCCGTCGAGCTCGGCCTTGGTGGAGACGTTGGCGAGGTCGGTGCCAGCGTTCGGCTCCGAATAGGCGACGGCGAACTCGACCTGCCCCTTCAGGATCGGCGGCAGCCAACGCGCCTTCTGCGCCTCGGTGCCTTCGCGCAGGATGGTGGGCGCGACCGAGGTGATCGAGAGGTTCATCGCCGGCGCGCCGGCGAGCTGCATCTCCTCGATGAAGGCGTACTGCTCGACCGCCGCCTTGCCCATGCCGCCGAAGTCCTTCGGCCAGCCGACGCCCCACCACCCCTTGTCGAAGA from bacterium encodes the following:
- a CDS encoding acyl-CoA dehydrogenase family protein encodes the protein MRYAYTPEQLRWCDEVRAFCRANVTEALRAELRQAGNEGDGPLAKAFHRRLFDKGWWGVGWPKDFGGMGKAAVEQYAFIEEMQLAGAPAMNLSITSVAPTILREGTEAQKARWLPPILKGQVEFAVAYSEPNAGTDLANVSTKAELDGDEWVLNGQKIWNTGAHTATHNWVAVRTEPEARKHQGISMIIVPMDTPGIEVQPIWTMSNIRTNAVFFDNVRVPKDHLVGARGMGFYYAMMALDFERIQLGCTGMLARLLAELKAFVRRTKRDGRPLGTIPWVRRAMADLEMRVEVGRQIGLLNAWLIDQGQVPTKEGSIAKVYVTELNAHLASVGLDILGLAGQLAPEDDAGPLHGRLQWLYTIAPMQRFGGGTNEVQRIIISQRGLGLPRK